One window from the genome of Mastacembelus armatus chromosome 18, fMasArm1.2, whole genome shotgun sequence encodes:
- the LOC113141502 gene encoding ladderlectin-like, which produces MKTLILAALLCALLALDTAQGEKRCPRGWTLSYGRCYIFVPTAMTWPDAEKNCQSLGGNLASVHHDIDYQVVQNVIYIVKGTGPAWIGGTNAQQGGKWRWTDGTPFNFSNWGIGQPDNYQGNENCLQISTEGRRFWDDLNCQTPLPFVCAKKV; this is translated from the exons atgaagactctgattctggctgctcttctttgtgccctgttggctctggacacagctcagg GAGAGAAGAGGTGTCCTCGTGGTTGGACACTAAGTTATGGTCGTTGCTACATCTTTGTTCCCACAGCCATGACCTGGCCTGATGCTGAG aaaaactgcCAGTCACTGGGTGGAAACCTTGCATCTGTGCACCATGACATTGATTATCAAGTGGTTCAGAATGTGATTTATATCGTGAAAGGGACTGGACCAGCCTGGATTGGAGGCACTAATGCACAACAG GGGGGCAAGTGGAGATGGACTGATGGAACACCTTTTAACTTCTCAAACTGGGGTATTGGACAACCTGACAACTATCAGGGCAATGAGAACTGTCTACAAATTTCTACTGAAG GTAGAAGATTCTGGGATGATCTGAACTGTCAGACTCCTCTCCCATTTGTCTGTGCCAAGAAAGTGTGA
- the LOC113141346 gene encoding ladderlectin-like isoform X1 translates to MKTLILAALLCALLALDTAQGQCGDKPACPSGWTEYKDRCFFYVPKLTSWPDAQKNCQSLGANLASVRDKDEYAAIQNVILSASKDSKKAWIGGSDAQQKGSWFWADGTPFRYTNWSPGQPDNKDGNQNCIQMNFGAKKLWDDGDCNRGNPSVCSKRLF, encoded by the exons atgaagactctgattctggctgctcttctttgtgccctGTTGGCTCTGGACACAGCTCAGG GCCAGTGTGGAGACAAACCAGCTTGTCCCTCTGGTTGGACTGAGTACAAAGACCGTTGCTTCTTCTATGTTCCCAAACTCACGTCCTGGCCTGATGCTCAG aaaaactgcCAGTCCCTGGGTGCAAACCTTGCATCTGTGCGTGACAAAGACGAATATGCGGCTATTCAGAATGTGATACTCTCTGCcagcaaagacagtaaaaaagCATGGATTGGAGGCTCTGATGCACAACAG AAGGGTTCATGGTTCTGGGCTGATGGAACACCTTTCAGATACACAAACTGGTCTCCTGGACAGCCTGATAACAAGGATGGCAATCAGAACTGCATTCAAATGAACTTTGGAG CTAAGAAGCTCTGGGATGATGGAGACTGTAACCGTGGTAACCCATCTGTCTGCTCTAAGAGGCTGTTCTGA
- the LOC113141346 gene encoding ladderlectin-like isoform X2 yields the protein MKTLILAALLCALLAQTSAQRQCGDKPACPSGWTEYKDRCFFYVPKLTSWPDAQKNCQSLGANLASVRDKDEYAAIQNVILSASKDSKKAWIGGSDAQQKGSWFWADGTPFRYTNWSPGQPDNKDGNQNCIQMNFGAKKLWDDGDCNRGNPSVCSKRLF from the exons atgaagactctgattctggctgctcttctttgtgccctGTTGGCTCAGACCTCAGCTCAGC GCCAGTGTGGAGACAAACCAGCTTGTCCCTCTGGTTGGACTGAGTACAAAGACCGTTGCTTCTTCTATGTTCCCAAACTCACGTCCTGGCCTGATGCTCAG aaaaactgcCAGTCCCTGGGTGCAAACCTTGCATCTGTGCGTGACAAAGACGAATATGCGGCTATTCAGAATGTGATACTCTCTGCcagcaaagacagtaaaaaagCATGGATTGGAGGCTCTGATGCACAACAG AAGGGTTCATGGTTCTGGGCTGATGGAACACCTTTCAGATACACAAACTGGTCTCCTGGACAGCCTGATAACAAGGATGGCAATCAGAACTGCATTCAAATGAACTTTGGAG CTAAGAAGCTCTGGGATGATGGAGACTGTAACCGTGGTAACCCATCTGTCTGCTCTAAGAGGCTGTTCTGA